GCTTTCCCTGGGGAAGCAGCGAGGTGCTGGGAGTGGGGAGATGCTGCCTGCCCCCTCGGTGGGCTCACGGCACACCAGGGAGCAGGTCAGGTAGATGTTGAATAAGGTGGAGGGGAAGCAGCAAAGAAACCTTCAGCAGGGCCAGAGCAGCCTGGTTTGGGCTTTAATGCAgctctgttttaaaaagagaagccTGGGAGATGCTGCCCTGGGGGTGCTGTGGTTTCCCTCCCACCTGGCTCACAAGCACGGGTCCCTGCACAGGGTGGCTGGCTGTCCTGTGCCACCACCCTGGGGGAGGACACACTCCGGTGCTGAGCCCCACGCTGACTGAGGAGCGAGGGACACCCTGAATGTGCCCTGGTGGCTTTTCCACCCTGTCCTCACCACCCGATAGCTCCCTGCAGGAGGGGATGCTCACACCTTCCTGCTCCTCCGCCAGGTCTCCGGGCTGGCTCTCTCTGCTGTGGACCCTTCACCCTGCCGGAGGGCAGGGGCCGCTGCCTCCAGGATGGCGAGATGGCTGCCTCGCTCCACCGACCTGACCCGCTTCTGCCAGAAACTCAACCGGGTGAAGACCTTGGAGGACGACATGATGGAGACATCCTTCAACAGATGCCTTTCCACCATCGACTTGACACTGCTGGGCATCGGGGGCATGGTGGGCTCCGGGCTCTACGTCCTCACGGGCACCGTGGCCAAGGAGATCGCCGGCCCCGCCGTCATCGTCTCCTTCATCATTGCCGGCTTTGCCTCACTCCTGGCTGCTCTCTGCTACGCTGAGTTTGGAGCCCGGGTACCCAAGACGGGCTCTGCCTACATGTTCACCTACGTGTCCGTGGGTGAGATCTGGGCCTTCCTCATCGGCTGGAACGTGCTGCTGGAGTACATGATCGGGGGAGCCGCGGTGGCCAGGGCCTGGAGCGGCTACCTGGACTCCATCTTCAACCACAAGATAAAGAACTTCACCGAGACCCATGTGGGCACCTGGCAGGTGCCATTCCTGGCCCGCTACCCCCGACTTTCTGGCGGCCGCCATCCTGCTGGTAGCCACCGCCTTCATCTCCTTCGGGGCCAAAGTGTCCTCCTGGCTCAACCACGTCTTCTCGGCCATCAGCATGGGTGTCATCCTCTTCATTCTCATCATGGGCTTTGTCCTCGCGCAGCCTAAGAACTGGAGCGCCCAGGAGGGCGGCTTCGCCCCGTACGGGCTGTCGGGCATCATGGCTGGCACGGCCACCTGCTTCTACGCCTTTGTGGGCTTCGACGTCATCGCGGCCTCCAGCGAAGAGGCCAGGAACCCGCAGAGGGCTGTCCCCAGGGCCATCGCTTTCTCCTTGGGGCTGGCCACCGGGGCGTACATCCTGGTGTCGGTGGTGCTGACGCTGATGGTGCCCTGGCACACGCTGGACCCTGACTCTGCCCTGGCAGATGCGTTTTACAGGAGGGGCTATGCCTGGGCAGGGTTCCTGGTGGCCGCTGGCTCTATCTGCGGTGAGTACAGGCAGTGGCGGTGGGAGCTGCCCGCTCCGCTCGCGATGGGGGCTGTGGGAACCAGGGTGGTTTGGGTCTGACGTGGTCCTCCTTCTTCTGCCTGTGCCTCAGCGATGAACACGGTCCTGTTGAGCAACCTCTTCTCCCTGCCGCGCATTGTCTACGCCATGGCTGAGGACGGGCTCTTCTTTCGGGTCTTCGCCCGAGTGCATCCCCGCACGCAGGTGCCCGTCGTCGGCATCGTGGTCTTCGGGCTGCTCATGGCCCTGCTGGCCCTTGTCTTTGACCTGGAGGCCCTGGTGCAGTTCCTGTCCATCGGCACGCTGCTGGCCTACACCTTTGTGGCCGCTAGCATCATCGTCCTGCGCTTCCAGCAGCAGAAGGTGGACGTCCCCGCGCCGGCGGCTGGTGCCCGGCCCAGCCCCGAGCCCCACGAGGGTCCATCTGCCGGCGAGCTGAAGGAGTATGAGTCCTTCTCCGACAAGCTCCAGCTGGTGGACAGGGACAAGAGCAAAGAGCACCGGGAGCCGGGGCAGCTGAAGGCAGCTTTTGAGCCCTACCTGGAGTTCCTCAGCGACTTCTACCCAGGCGAGGTAGTCACGGTGGCCGTGGTGACCCTGATGGTGTCCGCCATCTGCCTCTGCTCCATCTTGGTGTTCGGCAACACCCACCTCCACCTGCCCACCTGGAGCTACTCCCTGCTGCTGGTCCTCTTCAGCCTGGGCTTCCTGCTCAGCCTCCTCCTCATCTGGGCGCACGAGCAGCAGCGCAGCACGCAGACCTTCCAGGTACGCCTGGGGGCCCAGGCAAGATTAGTCCCTCTGCCGGGGGCGGTGGGGTGGGAGCAGCTCTGACGGACCCACGGGAGGCCCCGGTCACACCGGTCCGCTGAAAGCACCGCAACTGccgaaggaggaggaggagggtgtcaGTGAGCACTGGGTGTGGGGAGGTGTTGGTGCCTACAGTGTCACTCTGCATGGTCACCGGTCCCCAGGAGGGGACATCCTCAGCAGCTCTGTGTCCATCCCACGGGATtgctcctgcccaccctgggttccctcctcctcatccccacaagcccccgctcccctcctgcccatCCCAACTCCTTCTGCCTTTGGCCTGCCCTTGAGCTACCTGGTGGAGCTCTTTTTCTTCAGCCTCCAAACCGCTTTTGTGCCTCTTGTGCTCCCCACTCTCCAGTTTCCACTCTGTCTGGGCCCTGGTGCGGTGCAGCTGCATGGACGGTAACACCAGTGGTAACACCACCTCCCTGCCgtgcccctgccccagcttctCCAGCGAGGACCACGTTGGCTCTGGATTGTGCTGGGAAGCTTGTTTGGTCCTTGTGATGGTGCCTCTGGGCTGTTTCCAGAGCCCATGCCCACCCTGCCAGCCTGCCTCCCAGCTCCTGGCTCCCTAACTGTTGTTGCTTTTGGCTGCCTTTTTCCCAGAAAAAGTCATTTTCAGAAAGCCCAGGGAGACAGTCACTTTGTCCCCCATGTTTACCAGTGCTGGCTTTTGTCCCTATGGTTTTAAGGATGGAGAATGTGGTCCTGCAGGTCTCACCCCTCATCGACTCCTTTTCTCCCGCAGATCCCCCTGGTACCCCTCTCCCCGGCGCTGAGCATCGTCCTCAATATCTATCTGATGCTGAAACTCAGCTACATGACGTGGCTCCGCTTCGCCGTCTGGCTGCTCTTAGGTGAGTGCTCCCACGGCAGCGTGAGCCCCGGGAGGGCAGCGGCTGCTTCAGGGGAGATGGGAACCGGGCTTGTCCCGGCACCGGCCGGCTGCTTCAGCAGCTCTTCTCCCCTGGTGATGGGTTTATAAAGTGCACTGTACCCCTTTCTGCCTCTGGTTCCCCTTTGGAGGTGCAAGCCAAGGTCTCCCAGCATCTCCCTGACCCTCTCTGGTTCCTGGAGTGTTATGGCTTGTTCCCGTTAAGGTTTGGATTCTCCTTCAAGCTCTGGACCAGAACCACCCCCTGCTCCTGAGGCATCTCCCTGGGGCTTGGGAAGTCCCAGGGACTGGGGATGCCCCCCCTGCTCTTAACACACTGCAGAATCCTTTTCCTCCTGCAAACAGCTCGTTTAAGCTCCCTCCCCCCCGGTACTGTGGCTTGTGCTGCTCCGCTGGGATGCTGGCCACATCCACGCCAGCCGCCGGCCCGTGCTCGAGCCGCTGCTCTCCCTGTCCCCCGCTGCAGGCCTGCTCGTGTACTTCGGTTATGGCATCTGGCACAGCAAGGAGAACCTGCGGGAGCCCAGGCCGCAGCGTGTCAGCGCCCGCTACGTGGTGTTCCCCAGCGGCAGCCTGGAGGAGAGGGTGCAGGCGGTCCAGCCCGGCTCCCAGCCCGCCGCTGGGCTGCCAGACACCGACACCGATGACTGCAAAAGATGACACCCTGGGGGATGGGGGCACCTGGCTATGGGAGCATCTGACCCCCTCCCTGCAGCGAGGCCAGagaccccccccctccttctcctggtcCCTTTGACAGCGGAGCCACTGGGGCTGCCCCGGGTGTGGGGCTCCATCCAGAGATGACGAAGATGCTCACCCTTCCCCACCCGCTCCGCACagagcgtggggctgggggggggctggctccctccctccccatccccagcactcAGGAACTGGGTCTCGGCCCCCTCAGCCCAGGGCCTGCCCTGCTCACGAGGAGCAGCAGATCTTCCCGCTGGCCTGTCCGCGCAGCCGGGGATGCAGAGGGTCCCCGGGGACCGGGGCAGGCAGCCCAGTGCTGCCCATCCTGGGTCTCATCTGGCTGCAGCGTGGGCTCTTGCTGCAGCCCTGCGGAGCCCCCCTGCCTCCTGCGGAGCCCACTGGCATCCCTGCCATCCCCAACCCCAGGGCCGCTCTCCTAAAAGGCtggggctgaggagcagctggggaCATGAGATGGAGAAGGGACATCACCAGAGTGAGTAGCTGGGCAGGGACCCCGGGAAAGCCAGTGCGGGCTGGCGCGGCAGACGCCCCACTGCATCTTCCCAGCCGCTGCCGTCGGCTCTTccagggtgggctgggggccGTGCCCGGCTGGAAGCCCGGCTGGAAGGTCATGCCAGGGCCAGGCTCTTGCCCCAGCCCTGAGCTGGGTGTGGGCACTCCAGACCCCAGATTTGTTGCCTTGTCCCTGGAGatccccagcagcatccctgggctgggctgcctggAGCCAGCTCCCCCCCGCTCCTTCCCCTgtgccccagcagcacagcctgcactgctgcctgccccagcatggggggctcagcccccccgTGATGCCCTTCCTGGGTTCTCTGTGACTCGGGATGAGCTCCGCGGGTGCTTTTCGGTATTGCCCTCTCCCCAGCGAGCATCCCTGTGCTCTGGGGCTCACCCCGGCTGCCGTGGTGTCGTCGGGGAGGGGGgtccccagcagcactgctgcgGCCCAAACCAGCTGGTTTGCCCATGGGCAGCCTAAAGTGGAAGGGAAGGAGGTTTTAGCATGTTTTGGAAGAAATACATGGAGGAAACAATGTCGAGCATGAGGTTGCCAAACTGCCAGGCCTTGCAGCGTGGAcaccctgctccctgcagccgtGCTGGACGTGTAACGTCATCAGCATCCTGCGAGGAGCCGGGGACCGCGGGCAAGCTGGTCCCATTGATTCTCACTGGCCAGTCCTTGGGGGGGGGCCTACAggggccgtggggggggggggtctctgtaCGATACACCGGCTCCTTGGTGAGCCCCTCTGTCTGCCAGCACTGCTCCGCATCCCGCCTCGCCCCCGCGCTGCCAGCCGAGCAGCGCGTCCCTGCTGTGCTGTGGCCCTGCTTGGCACCTCTGTGTAGTGGCTTGTGAGCAACGGGCTGACTCGGTCACCCTCATAAATACTGGTTCTGTGATGGCTCCGGTTGTTTGTGCTGTGTTCCCCCACCCAAGAGTCCACATGGGGAAGCTGCTCCTCCGGAAAATCCCCCGAAAGCTTGAGGAAAGGGAGGGTCGTGCTACCCACTGGCACCCTGCAGCCACGTTCCCCCTGAGCCCTGCAAGAGCAGCAGTGGGCTGTGCCCAGTCCGTGCAGACCCTGCCCGGGGCTGCTCTCTGCTACCGCAGGGCAGGGGCCGGGCACGGCAAATCACCCTGCCGGGAGCCTGGCTTTCCAGCCGCCGGCACGTTCTTCCGGAGCCGAGCTGGCACGCGTGAGCTGCACAATGCCTGGCCGGGTCCGCCGGGAGCAGCTTCGCTCTTCTGACACGGGTGTTTCATTCACGAGGACAGGATCCAGCCAGACCCACGGGAACTGGGACCCCCAAGAGGCTGGGGCAGCCGTGCAAAGGTAACCTGGAACTTGAGCTTTACAGCTACACAGATAGAACTATGTTCATCCAGAGGGGCTGAACCCCTTTGTCAACAGCAAGGCCAATGTTGagcagcactgggacaggtttGCTAAAGCTGCCAAGGGTTACAAGCTGAATGGGTGGGAGAACTTGTGAACCAGTGCAAATAATGGGAATTAAAGTGTGGGTCACTTGAGATAACCCACAGATACTCGCATCCTCACTGTTGGTCACTAGGGAAGTTTCCTTCCCGTGATAAGTCAttctttaatagaaaaaaatattcaacaggTATCCAGGGAGGCAGACTTAACTCTCCTTATCAATTGTTGGCTTTTAATCTCTGCTATAAGTCATTGTCAGCAGGATAAAGGCAAGTAGAAGGAACTGTAGTGATATATATCAGGAGCAACGGAGCCCAGTACAGTGCTGGGGACAGGCAATAAAAGTCTGAACAGAGCAGGACAGGCTGAGGTTCAAAACACTTTTATGTTCTCTTTTGGAGGAAAGTTGATAGAAGTCACATCACAAAATACTCTCAGCAGTCGTCAGGGCTGGGCTCACCCAGCGTGGGCTCAGTCAGCCTTTTAAACTGGTGAAGACCTAAGAGTTGTGGAATGAGCCTCACAACCATTGATatttaatctgtttaaaaatgttcatttgtgaaaatgcagagaaattgttGTTAGGCTGTGCCATAAAAAGCAAGCGTGGATACGGGGTaccccccagcacagccagggagaggcagggagtgACGGGGACATGGCTGGCAGGGAATTAAAGGATTGAAAGATAATTAACGGCAGCCTGGGAGGTGAGTGTGCCCTCTCGAGCacacttgtggttttttttaaaataagattacaAAATTGGTCGCTTCATCTGTGTCATACACCATCCTATTGCAGTAACGTGCCCTGCGCAAGCGCAGAACATGTATTAATTGATTTTAAATTGTCTACCCAttaatgcacacacaaaaaaaggggaTTGTCAGCAGCCACTGCCACCATGGGAGCCCTCCTACAATGATTTGCTCCTGAAAATTGtgcccacaggaaaaaaatataaatccaaACTAAATGTCATAAGCAGTGCTTTAAGATGGCAGCCCATAattgtagggagaaaaaaaaacatcagtTCCCCTATCTGTACCCCCATACATTTGATTCAGCCAGATTTAAAATCAAACCACCCCCATGTGCAGCTCACAACCCCATTTCATAGAGTACGGGGAGACAGCCGCTTGCTGTTTTACTGTGGCTGATATTACACCGATTTTCCATAGGAGTATCTTTCTCcaaattagcttaaaaaaaaataaaatcgtATTTTCTGAGACTCATGGATACGCTCTTATCAGCCTAGCTGGACTGCATGGAAATCAATCTAATTACAATGCAGCAGTGAAGTATGTAGGTCAGTGGTGTAACAGCGGGTGCTGGGGCTCCAGGAACCTGGAAGGGCTTTAGGGGCCACGGGGCAGGAGCAGCTCCAGCACACGTGCTCCCGGGCTGGGCTAAGAGGGTTAATGTGATCCTGGGATGATAATCCCCCGCGTACAGCACAGCGTGGGAGTGGGCAGGCAGTGGCCAGAGATGGCTGAGCCTCACCAGCAATGCTGCTGGACTGGGAGGACTGGTAGAGGAGCTACCAGGGCAGTGCTGGTTTGCAGTGCCCTGGGAGGAGAGCTCCCACAAAGTGGGTGCAAAAGGACAAGGAGAAACGCAAATTCAGAGGGGGAATAATACGGGATCTGTACTAGAGAGAAAAATCAATGCTAGGGATGCTACCCACCATCATTTAAATGGTAGAGACAGTGAATCAGCCTGtgtccctcctcccccagccctgagATGCAGCTCGGGGAGGGGGTGTATGTACCCAGCGCAGCTCCAGAGATGGCCAAACAGGTCTGAGCTGATGATGATCTCGGAGGCTTCAGGAAACAGGCTCGCTGCTGTCACCCATGCAGCTGCAGCGACACGCGCTGTGGGAGCTCCTGCGGGGATCGCTGGGCTCCTGCATGGCGAAGCGCGGGGGGGTGGGAGTCGCAGGTGCATCCTGACACTGTTTCAGAGACAGTTTAATCAGAGACATTACGCCGAAATAAACAGGCGGCGACCCACTTGCATACTTGAGCCCTGTCCACGTTCGAGGGAGGAAAAGGGGAGCCCCAAGCACTCGAAGAGGGTGGTGGGCTGATGCCCAGGAGAGAGCAGCTCAATGTCCTCATTAAATCACTTCCCAGCCTTGCCTTTCTAAATTATCCCTCCCCCGCCTCCACcccagctctgaaagcagcaCAGACAAGCTGCATGGCTCATTTAAGGCTGGCTGTAAGTAATCCTCTCATTATCCCCTGCgatcctcccctcctcctcctgcagataCAGCCAGAGGATGAGGTAAGCACCGCGCTTCATCCCTGAGACACCAGCAGCGGTGTATCTGCTCCTTCCACCAGCCGGAGAACAGCAGGGCATTAAAAGATGGCACAAACCCGGGGTCCTGTTGTCCCCTCGTCCCTCCACCAAGCGCCGGCGGTCAGGCCAGCAGCCAGCAGTACCCAAAGCATTACAGGAGTGCTTGTGCTCGTGTTTCGGCAGCCCATGTCTCAGCAGTCCCTGCAACCAGGCTGCTTTGAGGCCACAGCTCTCCCCTGCCTCACCACGCAGTGCAGACATTTTCTAACAAGTTGTAGAAGCGTACGCATGAACGATGTGGTCCCATCCCAGCAGCAGAGGTTCCTTTCTGGCAGCAGATGGGCCAGTCTCCAACCACACAGCCACAAAAGTAAGGAGAATAAATCTTCACCACGTGCAGAGGAGACAAGGCAAGAAGCAATGGACTTGACTTAAACTGTCTTGAGGGAGATTTAGGCAAGAGACTAGAAACGCTTCCTCATGGCAATGACAGCTTTGCCTGAGAGGTTATGAAACGTCCATCAGACACTGTCAGGAATGGGCTGCAGtgagctgctcctcctctggAGCGAGGACAGCTGGTTCCTTGCGATCCCACCTGCCCGGGCTTCCCTCACTGGACTGGAAGCACTTAAGGGCATCACCAAACACCATGGGCCCCGATCCTTGCCGGGACAAGAGCCAAAGTACCTTTTTGCACAGCAGCACACTCAGTATCATAAAGGAGATGAACATGTTCACGAAAAACTTATTTTCTGCGCTGGGGGAGAAGCTAGGAGTCATGTTGCTGCCCCAACTCTGCCTCCCAATGATGCTTATTAATAGCTACTATAGCTAAACCTTTTGTGATCACCTGTGTAACTTGCACCAGAAGAGTTTCACGTGGAATTAGGCAGCAAGCTTCCCTGGAGCATTAATGCTCATTTTCCAGAAACAATCAGGCAGCTAGAGAAGACCCagagcactgcagaaaaacaagCCAGCTGATCCTTCAAAAAGGTGAAGGGGTGTGAGGAAATTCAATGCCTATAAAGCACACTGATCAAAATGAGAGCTGCTcaagaattaaggaaaaaatatcattAGTGGCAATTAATATGGATTTGTGTAACCTCTGTGCTTTGATGGGGACAGGAGCTTGGAAAGAGGAAGCAGTGCTGTTGTACTATAGTACCTTCCACAAGGCATCCAACTGCTACCTGGCAGTTTCGTAAAGAAACCAAAAAGGAATAAGTAATTGAAATAActctcagacaaaaaaaaatggcTCAGTACTGGAAATGACATCACAAACAGGGACTCAACAAATCTTCTGGTGAGTTATTCCAAGATTAGTTCCCAACCTGAAAGAGAACACAACCGAGTTTGGAGCCAAGAGAAATACCAATACCAGCTGGCAAGATTGCCAGGTAAATTGGGAATAACTAATATTTCAGTATAATGGAAATACAGCACTCAGTATAACTCTCCACATGTTCATTCCCACAACCTTTTGTAGCAGCTGCCAAAGCACAGCAAATCCCTACGGCTTCACACACAAAGCCTCCTGCAGGTGAGCTCCGGCTGCCTgttcccccttctccctgcagccctccaggagGGCAAACCCTGCCTGTGCACGGAGCAGGCAAGTGCTCAGTTTTCCACAGCCACCTCCTGCTCTCATCAAACCCGCAGGACAACTGAACGTTCAACATATATATCCCAGTTATATTACCCCGTAAAACACTGCTGGCTCACCTGGTATTTTTACGTTCCCAAATGGTACATTGATAGATTTATTGAGCTTAAAAACACCCAGCTCTGACTCCAGTGACTAATGAATCCATATGTCAAGGCAGGGGCAAGTGGATCTTCTCTAGTTACACCAGCTGGTGAATAAGGACAGACTTGGTCTGTAAGAATTTTTTACCCaccttattttttaatatgattttaatttGCATCTCTTCTTTGGAGACCACAGGAAGGGCTAGGGGCAAAGGACATAACAGAAACTGTAACTGGTGACTAAATCTTTTTAAATATAAGCACTTATACTGATTTACATCAAGCCCCGTAACAGCTTTTGTGTTCAATACACAAATTTTTCATCTCGAGATCGAGGGGGGTGTCAGGATGTTTCTGAAATTTCTAGAAACAACCCAGATTTACAGACCTTACAACATGCAAGAGACCTTTCCAAATAGCATGAACAGGCAAGTGTGAGTCCAAGGCACAGACACTATTTATTAGATACATAACTGTAAAATAATTTGCACATTTACAGGACAGACTCCATTAGGTAAATCATAACTGCATAGAGTTATTCTCAAATAAAGAGGCTAAACCTCATCTTCTGCTGAGAACTAACACTAAGTGCAATTTCACTGGTAGGCACTTTTATTAGATAAATGAAACACAAAAGTGAGCAAGGGGATTATAATGCTTCTGATCTAGGGAAAAAAGCATAAGCCAAAATACAGGGCACCAGCCAGCTACACTGGAAGACGACTGGCAGAAGCTGTCTTGAATTTTGGCCCCCACCTTTGCAAGCTGCCTTCTCAGGGAGGTGTCACCACCACCTTACAGGAGAGCACTGCCTGGACGTCCCCAGACCTCGTCAGTTGGTGTGTCAGTGAAAGAGGAAATCAAAACCAGTGCATGCCAACATGCCTGGGGACAGACCAGGCTTGCCTAGCTGGAGCCACAGATAAAGCCAAGATTGCTGCACGCACTTTAAAATGATGTCTGCCAACCTTCAGGGAATGAAAGGCAATTATTTATGTATAGCCACAGCTAGGTTAAGGCAGCACTGCAACACCGCTGGGGTTTGCTGCCCTCTGAGTGTGGGGCAGAGTTGCTTGCACCTCCACCCAAGCCAGACATCCAGAGCTGCTTGTGTGACCAACCTCAGCCCCTCTCCCAAACTGCAAGAAACTGCTGCAAGAAACCACTTCTTCACAGAGACCAGGACAGGGAGAGTTAAGCCAGGCTGCTTAAAGCACAGACATGATTCCTGCCCAACGCTCCTCAAGGAGCAAGGATCCACTGGATTATACCAGGATCACAGAAAACATCCCAGGAAGGGGGAAAGAGTTACAGCCCATGTCCTGTTCTCATTGCTGAGCTACCACTGAGTGCCTGTCCT
Above is a genomic segment from Harpia harpyja isolate bHarHar1 chromosome 9, bHarHar1 primary haplotype, whole genome shotgun sequence containing:
- the SLC7A4 gene encoding LOW QUALITY PROTEIN: cationic amino acid transporter 4 (The sequence of the model RefSeq protein was modified relative to this genomic sequence to represent the inferred CDS: deleted 1 base in 1 codon); its protein translation is MARWLPRSTDLTRFCQKLNRVKTLEDDMMETSFNRCLSTIDLTLLGIGGMVGSGLYVLTGTVAKEIAGPAVIVSFIIAGFASLLAALCYAEFGARVPKTGSAYMFTYVSVGEIWAFLIGWNVLLEYMIGGAAVARAWSGYLDSIFNHKIKNFTETHVGTWQVPFLARYPDFLAAAILLVATAFISFGAKVSSWLNHVFSAISMGVILFILIMGFVLAQPKNWSAQEGGFAPYGLSGIMAGTATCFYAFVGFDVIAASSEEARNPQRAVPRAIAFSLGLATGAYILVSVVLTLMVPWHTLDPDSALADAFYRRGYAWAGFLVAAGSICAMNTVLLSNLFSLPRIVYAMAEDGLFFRVFARVHPRTQVPVVGIVVFGLLMALLALVFDLEALVQFLSIGTLLAYTFVAASIIVLRFQQQKVDVPAPAAGARPSPEPHEGPSAGELKEYESFSDKLQLVDRDKSKEHREPGQLKAAFEPYLEFLSDFYPGEVVTVAVVTLMVSAICLCSILVFGNTHLHLPTWSYSLLLVLFSLGFLLSLLLIWAHEQQRSTQTFQIPLVPLSPALSIVLNIYLMLKLSYMTWLRFAVWLLLGLLVYFGYGIWHSKENLREPRPQRVSARYVVFPSGSLEERVQAVQPGSQPAAGLPDTDTDDCKR